The following are encoded in a window of Colletotrichum lupini chromosome 3, complete sequence genomic DNA:
- a CDS encoding amine oxidase translates to MSSFIGVALGALSLVSAAIIPTGNKTTIIERDVVILGGGASGAHAAVRLREDYNKTIVVVEKQNRIVSANQLDLKRVKSLMPTQGGHVATFTDPETGNPYDFGVNSYTDYGGARDFFARFNIPVQTPVRQVLTTTYADFSTGKTTNYSLPASADATAALKAYLEQCEKYESYILPSYANFPNTTVGVPEDLTLKFSDFVKKHNLQAAVPRIFQTTGLGLGNIADQTTLYVMQGFGAPITRSFLGTVGSFVPVSRRNQDIYDAIADLLGDDVLYSSTAIKTSRTEDGVEVLVCGPDNKQTLIRTKKLLVSFEPTIANFDGIDISDEEAAVFSKWEWTTVHAGIVSHPSLPISYSLTNNVPTNWISLPKTPFVGRFDYLGGNNFRVLITGSSNYDSTQAQALVRKSLKLLADAGTIPSLGTEQLNVKAWANHGAVSLRVPGAELAAGHITEQYALQGRRSTYYTGAAWSAQFTTILWEYNNQYLLPKLLAEF, encoded by the coding sequence CTTGGCGCTCTGTCATTGGTGTCAGCAGCAATCATACCCACGGGTAACAAGACAACTATCATCGAGAGAGATGTTGTGATTCTAGGCGGAGGTGCTTCTGGAGCTCACGCAGCCGTAAGACTCCGCGAAGACTATAACAAGACAATTGTCGTCGTGGAAAAACAGAACCGCATTGTAAGTGCGAATCAACTGGATCTGAAAAGAGTGAAGAGCCTAATGCCCACTCAGGGCGGTCACGTCGCAACCTTCACAGACCCCGAAACTGGAAATCCATATGACTTTGGTGTAAACTCATATACGGATTACGGCGGCGCCCGCGATTTCTTCGCCCGCTTCAATATCCCTGTGCAGACTCCAGTCAGACAGGTATTGACGACCACGTATGCCGACTTCAGCACAGGAAAGACAACCAACTACTCCTTACCGGCTTCCGCGGACGCTACAGCTGCCCTGAAGGCTTATCTCGAGCAGTGTGAGAAGTACGAATCGTACATTCTTCCCTCCTATGCAAACTTCCCAAACACAACCGTTGGTGTTCCTGAAGACCTCACCCTCAAGTTCTCCGACTTCGTCAAGAAGCACAACCTTCAGGCGGCTGTTCCTCGCATCTTTCAGACCACCGGTCTTGGTCTGGGCAATATCGCCGACCAGACAACTTTGTACGTCATGCAGGGCTTCGGCGCACCCATCACTCGGTCATTCCTGGGCACGGTTGGTTCCTTCGTGCCTGTATCCAGGCGAAACCAAGACATTTACGATGCCATTGCAGACCTCCTCGGCGACGATGTCCTCTACTCGTCCACAGCTATCAAGACCTCCCGTACCGAGGATGGCGTGGAGGTTCTTGTTTGTGGCCCCGACAACAAGCAGACACTGATCAGGACCAAGAAGCTTCTTGTCTCTTTTGAGCCTACAATTGCCAATTTTGACGGCATAGATATCAGCGACGAGGAGGCGGCTGTCTTCTCGAAGTGGGAATGGACTACCGTCCACGCCGGCATCGTTTCCCACCCTTCCTTGCCCATCAGCTACTCCCTCACGAACAATGTTCCCACAAACTGGATCTCCCTTCCTAAGACTCCCTTCGTTGGGCGCTTCGATTACCTCGGCGGCAACAACTTCCGCGTGCTGATCACCGGCTCCTCCAATTACGATAGCACTCAGGCACAAGCTCTAGTCAGAAAGTCCCTCAAGTTGCTAGCTGACGCTGGTACGATCCCGAGCCTCGGTACCGAGCAGCTCAATGTGAAAGCCTGGGCTAACCACGGTGCCGTGAGCCTGCGTGTGCCTGGCGCTGAGCTGGCAGCTGGACATATCACTGAGCAATACGCTCTTCAGGGTCGTAGAAGCACATACTACACGGGAGCTGCATGGTCTGCGCAGTTCACCACCATCTTGTGGGAGTACAACAACCAGTATCTCCTACCAAAGCTGCTGGCAGAGTTTTGA
- a CDS encoding tannase and feruloyl esterase, with amino-acid sequence MKSVNLSAMLLVPAAQYVMSAFADDCSALANNLKLPNTTVWFSTPVSAGTNITFPENHPTCTRPGQVVGVDICRVSMLTTTGPISNVSIEAWLPSNWTGRFLSTGNGGTGGCIQYEDIAYAVSRGFAAVGANNGHNGTIGSPFLNNPGTIEDFAYRSLHTGVVIGKETTKALYGKEHTKSYYLGCSTGGRQGFKEAQDFPDDFDGIVAGAPAFAFNNLTSWSGHFFTATGTSDKPTFLSADLWTLVYKDLLNQCDGLDGHVDGIIEDPDLCQYRPESLICGANQTANCLTGVQAQTVRTVFSDLYGQDGSLVYPRLQPGAQPTQILLAGRAFPYTTDWFQNVIYNDTTWDPATIGPKDFAAAAAQNPGGIETWKGDLSGVKDRGTKVLHYHGLQDPIISSDNSARYYNHVSRTMGLTSAQLDEFYRYFRISGMNHCSGGPGASFIGNKDSAVAGFEPERNVLSAIVRWVEEGVAPDSILGTAFVNGTQGGQVAFTRKHCKYPTRNVYKSGDPNSPDSWTCV; translated from the coding sequence ATGAAGTCCGTCAACCTTTCTGCGATGCTGCTGGTGCCAGCGGCTCAGTACGTCATGAGCGCTTTCGCCGACGACTGCAGCGCCCTCGCCAACAACTTGAAGCTCCCAAACACCACCGTCTGGTTTTCCACTCCCGTCTCTGCCGGAACCAATATCACCTTCCCAGAGAATCACCCGACATGTACCCGCCCTGGTCAGGTCGTCGGAGTCGACATTTGCCGTGTGTCCATGTTGACCACTACCGGACCCATCAGCAACGTTAGTATTGAGGCCTGGCTCCCGTCCAACTGGACCGGCCGTTTCTTAAGCACCGGCAATGGAGGCACTGGCGGATGTATTCAATACGAGGACATTGCCTACGCCGTCTCACGAGGCTTCGCTGCAGTCGGCGCCAACAATGGACACAACGGCACCATTGGCTCGCCCTTCCTCAACAACCCCGGCACCATTGAGGACTTTGCCTACCGATCCCTCCACACCGGCGTCGTCATTGGCAAGGAGACGACCAAAGCCCTCTACGGCAAGGAGCACACCAAGTCATACTACCTTGGATGCTCGACTGGTGGAAGGCAGGGCTTCAAGGAAGCCCAAGACTTCCCCGACGACTTTGACGGTATCGTGGCTGGTGCGCCCGCCTTCGCCTTCAACAACTTGACATCCTGGAGCGGTCACTTCTTCACCGCCACCGGCACCTCCGACAAGCCGACTTTCCTGTCGGCGGATCTCTGGACTCTCGTCTACAAGGACCTGCTTAACCAGTGCGACGGTCTCGACGGCCACGTCGACGGCATCATCGAGGACCCTGATCTGTGCCAGTACCGCCCCGAGTCTCTCATCTGCGGTGCCAACCAGACGGCAAACTGCCTGACCGGCGTCCAGGCCCAGACGGTCCGCACCGTCTTCTCCGACCTGTACGGCCAGGACGGAAGTCTCGTCTACCCCCGCCTCCAACCCGGTGCCCAGCCCACCCAGATTCTGCTCGCCGGCCGCGCGTTCCCCTACACCACGGACTGGTTCCAGAACGTCATCTACAACGACACGACCTGGGACCCGGCCACCATCGGCCCCAAGGacttcgccgccgccgccgctcagAACCCCGGCGGTATCGAGACCTGGAAGGGCGACCTCTCCGGCGTCAAGGACCGCGGCACCAAGGTGCTGCACTACCACGGCCTCCAGGACCCCATCATCAGCAGCGACAACAGCGCGCGCTACTACAACCACGTCTCGCGCACCATGGGCCTCACGTCCGCGCAGCTCGACGAGTTCTACCGGTACTTCCGCATCTCAGGCATGAACCACTGCAGCGGCGGTCCCGGCGCCAGCTTCATTGGCAACAAGGACTCTGCTGTTGCCGGGTTCGAGCCCGAACGCAATGTTCTCTCGGCCATTGTCCGGTGGGTTGAGGAGGGCGTCGCGCCGGATTCGATCCTCGGCACTGCTTTTGTCAATGGTACGCAGGGCGGCCAGGTTGCTTTCACGAGGAAGCACTGCAAATACCCCACGCGCAACGTGTACAAGTCCGGAGACCCCAACTCTCCTGATAGCTGGACTTGTGTATAA
- a CDS encoding cytochrome P450, with protein sequence MDTNVSTTSASWAEFASLRLSSSLPASKSSLYWLALLVLASIIAAPLRHKFQDVEIYPVINKTKEEYLTGGRALLAKGAKKYGGKPFRVFTGQGSTLTVLAPEFCHDVKNDNRLSSTEFLLAYWQAGTPGFEPYFSSGSELIREMIRTHLTQSDVDEAANALKDVFTDNEEWHEIILAPTIAQIVARVSALVFLGPELCRDPTWLTITINYPQKAMAAAKVLRSYPAPVRRFVHWFLPCCRELRQMLRTARQAIEPILQKRREQEAEKGGVVFDNALAWIEKLAKKQQDRTAQNAAFQQLGLSILANASSTDMVSQNLLDLCVNPEVTEALRGEIVRETRGGWKSSTLYNLRLLDSVLKETLRLKPIASGQLLSSTTHCAIANLQIVALGRRVMEDGVKLSDGTVLPKTTGVAVSSANMWDPEIYPNPETFDGRRFLRMREGGNNEHNAQLASVSPEHMGFGLGSHACPGRFFGASSAKLIMSHILLGYEFKLADDVDKSSVEPMRFGFSTLANPRAKVLIRRRKDAV encoded by the exons ATGGATACGAACGTATCAACTACATCAGCCAGCTGGGCAGAGTTTGCAAGCCTAAGGCTATCCTCATCGCTTCCTGCGTCCAAGTCCAGCCTCTATTGGCTAGCCTTACTCGTACTAGCTTCAATCATCGCAGCACCTCTTCGACACAAGTTCCAAGATGTCGAGATCTACCCAGTCATCAACAAGACTAAGGAGGAATACCTGACAGGCGGGCGAGCCCTCCTCGCCAAGGGAGCCAAGAAATACGGCGGCAAGCCATTCAGAGTCTTCACCGGCCAGGGCAGCACCCTCACGGTTCTGGCGCCTGAGTTCTGCCACGATGTGAAGAATGATAACCGCTTGAGCTCGACCGAGTTCCTCCTGGCCTACTGGCAGGCCGGGACACCGGGGTTCGAGCCTTACTTTAGCTCAGGAAGCGAGCTCATCCGTGAGATGATCCGAACTCATCTCACTCAGAGTGATGTTG ACGAGGCAGCCAACGCTCTGAAAGACGTCTTCACGGACAACGAAG AATGGCACGAAATCATTCTCGCCCCGACAATCGCCCAAATCGTCGCCCGCGTCTCTGCCCTGGTCTTCCTCGGCCCCGAACTCTGCCGGGACCCAACCTGGCTCACCATCACCATAAACTACCCCCAAAAAGCCATGGCCGCCGCCAAAGTCCTCCGCTCCTACCCGGCCCCCGTCCGCCGCTTCGTCCACTGGTTCCTCCCCTGCTGCCGCGAGCTGCGCCAGATGCTCCGCACCGCGCGGCAGGCTATCGAGCCAATCTTGCAGAAGCGGCGCGAGCAGGAGGCCGAGAAGGGTGGGGTCGTGTTTGATAACGCGTTGGCGTGGATCGAGAAGCTGGCGAAGAAGCAGCAAGATCGGACGGCGCAGAATGCGGCGTTTCAGCAGCTTGGGTTGTCGATTCTTGCGAATGCTTCGAGTACAGATATGGTGTCGCAGAATTTGCTGGATTTGTGTGTGAATCCGGAGGTGACGGAGGCGTTGAGAGGGGAGATTGTGAGGGAGACGAGGGGTGGGTGGAAGAGCTCGACGTTGTATAATCTGAGGCTTTTGGACAGTGTGCTGAAGGAGACGTTGCGTCTCAAGCCCATTGCGTCGGGTCAGCTACTTTCATCGACTACGCATTGTGCCATTGCTAACTTGCAAATAGTGGCTCTTGGGAGGCGCGTGATGGAAGATGGCGTGAAATTGAGTGACGGCACCGTGCTGCCCAAGACGACCGGCGTTGCCGTATCATCCGCGAACATGTGGGATCCG GAGATCTATCCAAACCCAGAAACCTTTGACGGCCGACGCTTCCTCCGGATGCGCGAGGGCGGCAACAACGAGCACAACGCGCAGCTCGCGAGCGTGTCGCCGGAGCACATGGGCTTCGGGCTCGGCTCGCACGCGTGCCCAGGTCGGTTCTTTGGCGCGAGCTCTGCGAAGCTGATCATGTCGCACATCTTGCTCGGGTACGAGTTCAAGCTGGCGGATGATGTGGACAAGAGTAGTGTTGAGCCTATGCGTTTTGGGTTCTCTACTCTGGCGAATCCTAGGGCCAAGGTCCTGATCAGGCGTCGCAAGGATGCTGTCTGA
- a CDS encoding PHB depolymerase family esterase produces MKSILGMALWVLTLLNIALGAEVVPRATFTEVTDYGSNPTGTRMWLYVPQNLAAKPAIVVGIHWCSGSAQAYYQGSQWARYAETYGYIVIYPQTPYTRDNCWDVASKMTLTHGGGGASNSIANMVSFVIAQYGADKSKVYATGISSGAMMTNVLAATYPDVFAAGIAYAGVPAGCFMSADDIPDFWNSTCSTGQSIWTQQQWANVVNNMYPGYTGARPKMQIYHGAADETLNVQNYYETIKQWTGVLGYSATPQSSVANFPRSPYTKYVFGDKLQTFLGTGVTHSIDVFPEEDLKWFGFVTPVSSSAAATVSATTSRASTTLRTSTAAATTTTAAGGSGTAPQWGQCGGINWTGPTACASSFTCVKVNDCECR; encoded by the exons ATGAAGTCCATTCTAGGCATGGCCCTCTGGGTCCTAACCCTCCTCAATATCGCCCTCGGCGCCGAAGTCGTCCCCCGCGCAACCTTCACCGAGGTGACGGACTACGGCTCGAACCCGACAGGCACGCGCATGTGGCTCTACGTGCCGCAGAACCTCGCCGCCAAGCCCGCCATCGTCGTGGGCATCCACTGGTGCAGCGGCAGCGCGCAGGCATACTACCAGGGCAGCCAGTGGGCGCGGTACGCCGAGACGTACGGGTATATCGTGATCTACCCGCAGACGCCGTACACGCGCGACAACTGCTGGGACGTGGCGAGCAAGATGACGCTGACGCACGGCGGGGGCGGCGCGAGTAACTCCATTGCGAATATGGTGAGCTTTGTGATTGCGCAGTATGGGGCGGATAAGAGCAAGGTGTATGCGACTGGTATCTCGTCTGGTGCCATGATGACG AACGTACTGGCGGCGACATATCCCGACGTCTTCGCGGCCGGCATCGCCTACGCGGGCGTTCCGGCCGGCTGCTTCATGTCCGCGGACGACATCCCCGACTTTTGGAACTCGACGTGCTCGACGGGCCAGTCCATCTGGACGCAGCAGCAGTGGGCCAACGTCGTGAACAACATGTACCCGGGGTACACGGGGGCGCGGCCCAAGATGCAGATTTATCACGGCGCGGCGGACGAAACGTTGAACGTGCAGAACTACTACGAGACGATCAAGCAGTGGACGGGTGTGCTTGGGTACTCTGCGACGCCGCAGTCGTCGGTGGCAAACTTCCCCAGGAGCCCGTATACCAAGTACGTGTTTGGGGATAAGTTGCAG ACGTTCCTGGGTACGGGCGTGACCCATTCGATTGATGTGTTTCCGGAAGAAGACCTCAAGTGGTTCGGTTTCGTG ACGCCGGTGAGCTCATCCGCTGCTGCGACGGTCTCTGCGACGACGAGCCGCGCATCTACGACGCTGCGAACCTCCACGGCGGCAGCGACAACGACCACGGCAGCCGGAGGATCCGGGACGGCACCTCAGTGGGGTCAGTGCGGCGGGATTAACTGGACGGGACCGACTGCG TGCGCGAGTTCGTTCACGTGTGTCAAGGTCAATGACTGTGAGTGCCGATGA
- a CDS encoding transmembrane amino acid transporter, translating into MSDTPSSTEDRLRSAVIANHLPSGYGTSFDGTRNLSNGDLAHINSNSAPNLPATENDDGDNVEEASSLLLPGGDMHRDLFKISAREQTLKRAQTFSHPRRTESGHESDLPAAEMLLPQGFRRQFVMQKHNYTAATLPITRNFVEFLDFYGSFAGEDLADSDEEAIVSDDEDEEEAQDRPRGAPTETRPLLGRRRSSRFAKKAGDASTTKTFFTTLKAFIGTGIMFLPKAFKNGGILFSSLTMLVVAAISMVAFHLLLQCRTRYGGGYGDLGKEISGPRMRSLILASITLSQIGFVCTGLVFVADNWFSFLKAVTGGANPLDSTALIALQAIVIVPLAFIRNISKLGPAALLADVFIIIGVGYIWWYDISALATRGMDPSVKLFNPSSYTLTIGASIFTFEGIGLIIPIQASMKKPEHFEPLLAGVMLLITCVFTSVGALCYATFGDRTKIEIIDNYPQDSRLVNAVQFMYALAVLVGNPVQLFPAMRIIETKIFGYRSGKKDLLTKWKKNAFRTSLVALCIAISIAGSANLDRFVALIGSFACVPLVYIYPPYLHLKGIAETRNQKICDYALMALGLVGMVYTTAITVATSFL; encoded by the coding sequence ATGTCCGACACACCCTCGTCCACAGAGGACCGCCTGCGCAGTGCCGTAATCGCGAATCACCTCCCCTCGGGATACGGCACAAGCTTCGACGGCACACGAAACCTCTCCAACGGTGACCTCGCTCACATAAACTCCAATTCCGCCCCGAACCTCCCCGCCACCGAAAATGACGACGGCGACAACGTCGAGGAGGCATCCTCCCTCCTTCTCCCCGGCGGAGACATGCATCGCGACCTCTTCAAAATTTCGGCTAGGGAACAAACCTTGAAGCGCGCCCAGACTTTCTCCCACCCGCGCCGCACCGAGTCCGGCCACGAATCCGACCTGCCCGCCGCCGAGATGCTTCTGCCCCAGGGCTTCCGCCGCCAATTTGTCATGCAAAAACACAACTACACTGCCGCCACACTCCCCATTACCCGCAACTTTGTAGAGTTCCTCGACTTCTACGGCTCCTTCGCCGGTGAAGATCTTGCCGATTCAGACGAGGAGGCCATTGTCTCGGACGACGAGGATGAAGAGGAGGCCCAAGACAGACCCCGCGGTGCACCTACCGAGACCCGTCCGCTGCTGGGAAGACGGCGGTCCTCGCGCTTCGCCAAGAAGGCCGGCGATGCCAGCACCACAAAGACCTTCTTCACAACCCTCAAGGCTTTTATTGGCACGGGCATCATGTTCTTGCCCAAGGCCTTCAAGAACGGCGGCATCCTCTTCTCCTCTCTGACCATGCTCGTCGTGGCCGCAATCTCCATGGTGGCCTTCCACCTGCTCCTGCAGTGCCGCACCCGCTACGGCGGTGGTTACGGTGACCTGGGCAAGGAAATCTCGGGCCCGCGCATGCGCTCCCTCATCTTGGCGTCTATCACTCTGTCCCAGATTGGCTTCGTTTGCACGGGTCTCGTGTTTGTGGCCGACAACTGGTTCTCCTTCTTGAAGGCAGTCACGGGCGGCGCGAATCCCCTCGACTCAACCGCCCTCATTGCTCTGCAGGCTATTGTCATTGTGCCCCTCGCCTTTATCCGCAACATCTCCAAGCTCGGCCCCGCTGCCCTTCTCGCCGACGTCTTCATCATTATCGGCGTAGGATACATTTGGTGGTACGATATTTCGGCTCTTGCTACCCGCGGCATGGACCCCTCCGTCAAGCTCTTCAACCCGAGCTCCTACACCCTTACGATTGGCGCCTCCATCTTCACGTTCGAGGGCATCGGCCTCATCATTCCCATCCAGGCCAGCATGAAGAAGCCGGAGCACTTTGAGCCCCTGTTGGCGGGCGTCATGCTCCTCATCACCTGCGTCTTCACCTCGGTCGGCGCCCTCTGCTACGCGACGTTCGGAGACCGCACAAAGATTGAAATCATCGACAACTACCCGCAAGACAGCCGCCTCGTCAACGCCGTGCAGTTCATGTACGCCCTCGCTGTCCTCGTCGGCAACCCCGTCCAGCTCTTCCCCGCCATGCGTATCATCGAGACCAAGATCTTTGGCTACCGCTCAGGCAAGAAGGATCTCCTGACAAAGTGGAAGAAGAACGCCTTCCGCACCTCCCTCGTCGCCCTCTGCATCGCCATCTCCATTGCCGGCTCCGCCAACCTCGACCGCTTTGTCGCCCTCATTGGATCATTTGCGTGCGTGCCTCTCGTCTACATTTACCCGCCCTACCTGCATCTCAAGGGCATCGCCGAGACGAGAAACCAAAAGATTTGCGATTACGCCCTCATGGCCCTTGGCCTTGTCGGCATGGTGTACACCACCGCTATCACCGTGGCCACCAGCTTCCTGTAG
- a CDS encoding linoleate diol synthase yields MATNFTQKFQAGESYGDARQDSANFFNDPAKIAADILKDYVSVRGQTSPAELVGLIKELLSKGEPLDDKKGTTEILIGILTSLPATSKARTMLTNKLIDTLWGNLQHPPLSYVGGDIKYDALNEEGVVLDSNGQPQTKEPQATDSIEFTAPGTNIRLREQVPQAPDGLHHYRSPDGSFNNILEPNLGKAGTPYAKSVRTSKRLHGVKPDPGLLFDLLMARDEGSFKENPAGISSMLFYHASIIIHDIFRTNRTDMNKSDTSSYLDLAPLYGSSLKDQLEIRTMKEGKLKPDTFHEKRLLGQPAGVNVMLVMYSRFHNYVADILLKINENGRFTLQTKPNATDIEKAKAVAKQDHDLFNVARLIVGGLYINISLHDYLRAITNTHHSKSDWTLDPRVEINKQFDSDGVPRGVGNQVSVEFNLLYRFHSCISKKDEKWIDGFFGKIFKGKQPADLQNISIEELGKAFVDYEQSIPKDPSVRTFDGLKRQEDGTFKDEDLARILKEAMNDPAGCFGARMVPKALKIIEVLGINQARRWQVASLNEFREFFGLKKYDKFTDINSNPDIASLLEKLYTDPDMVELYPGLMIEDIKPVRNTGSGICPTYSVGRAVLSDAVTLVRSDRFNTIDYTVSNLTAWGFNEVQQDYKTLGGSMLYKLIQRGLPNWFPYNSVAVMQPMYTKKMNETIAREIGTFHLYTLEDPTPPRKAIITQSSGAIKYVLSNPKQFVLPWLRPLEAMFTNSKRDISWFMLAGDEQKNYQHRINIKKALSKIPTLHNAIHEFIDRVGAELVKKETFKMKEGLHQMDIIRDVAIPLNAQLLADLFYFDLRTDENPGGTLGHAELYNHLLNVRIWGVNDNDPAQSWNRRRRAIESVNAIIESTAGPVKEVHAGRGLGFGIANAISSAVGRRANFKKDSLRSCGYKFVEELLAQGNSVDQVVDNMWLTAFGGIGVPVTTFYEVLSFFLRQENASIWAEVQNLAQNKDDAGLHAYVREAQRLTSGQRNVRVATAPAEIDGKPVQPGTAVVMLLGGAGRNPGEIANPDKFDANRKAEEVSAFSYGQHECLAKDIATTFVVGLVKLAADLKQLRPAPGQMGIVKTIQVGSEKAYLNDSWSYLGFDASTWKVHFDGHGKGTYKGDAAAPNNQIDLGQYYYLLKQRKENLLSGLGQIDKGIAMG; encoded by the exons ATGGCTACCAACTTTACTCAGAAATTCCAGGCTGGAGAGTCTTATGGAGATGCGCGCCAAGACTCGGCCAACTTCTTCAATGACCCGGCGAAGATTGCAGCCGATATCCTGAAGGACTATGTCTCCGTACGCGGTCAAACCTCCCCGGCGGAGCTTGTCGGCCTCATCAAAGAGCTCCTCTCGAAGGGCGAGCCTCTTGATGACAAGAAAGG AACAACCGAGATCCTCATTGGCATTCTTACATCTCTGCCTGCCACGTCCAAGGCCAGGACAATGCTCACCAACAAGCTCATTGACACATTATGGGGAAATCTTCAGCATCCCCCACTGAGCTATGTCGGTGGTGACATCAAGTACGACGCTCTCAATGAAGAAGGCGTAGTCCTCGACAGCAACGGGCAGCCACAGACAAAGGAGCCTCAAGCAACAGACTCGATCGAGTTCACTGCTCCTGGCACCAATATCCGTCTTCGCGAACAAGTACCGCAGGCGCCTGACGGCTTGCACCACTACCGCTCTCCCGATGGCAGTTTCAACAACATCCTCGAGCCAAATTTGGGCAAGGCTGGAACGCCGTACGCCAAGTCGGTCAGGACGTCCAAGAGACTTCACGGCGTCAAGCCTGACCCGGGTCTCCTGTTTGACCTGTTGATGGCTCGTGACGAGGGGTCTTTCAAGGAGAACCCGGCCGGTATCTCTTCGATGCTGTTCTACCACGCCTCTATCATTATTCACGACATCTTCAGAACCAACCGGACCGACATGAACAAGAGCGACACATCATCTTACCTCGACTTGGCACCCTTGTACGGCTCATCTCTAAAGGACCAGCTTGAGATCAGAACGATGAAGGAAGGAAAACTCAAGCCTGACACATTCCACGAGAAGCGTCTCCTTGGGCAGCCCGCGGGAGTCAACGTCATGTTGGTCATGTACTCTCGTTTCCACAACTACGTTGCCGATATCCTGCTCAAGATCAATGAGAACGGGCGCTTCACACTGCAAACCAAACCCAACGCCACCGACATTGAGAAGGCCAAGGCTGTTGCCAAGCAAGACCATGACCTCTTCAACGTGGCACGTCTCATTGTGGGTGGTCTCTACATCAACATCTCGTTGCACGACTACTTGAGAGCCATCACCAACACGCACCACTCCAAGAGCGACTGGACCCTCGACCCGCGCGTTGAGATTAACAAGCAATTCGACAGCGATGGCGTGCCCCGCGGCGTTGGGAACCAAGTCAGTGTCGAGTTCAACCTGCTGTATCGCTTCCACTCTTGCATCTCCAAGAAGGATGAGAAGTGGATCGACGGGTTCTTTGGTAAGATCTTCAAGGGCAAGCAGCCTGCGGACCTCCAAAATATCAGCATCGAGGAGCTTGGCAAGGCCTTCGTTGATTACGAGCAGTCAATCCCCAAGGACCCAAGTGTCCGCACCTTTGACGGCCTGAAGAGACAAGAAGACGGCACCTTCAAGGACGAGGATCTGGCTCGTATCCTCAAGGAGGCCATGAATGACCCGGCTGGATGCTTCGGTGCTCGCATGGTGCCCAAGGCCCTCAAGATCATCGAGGTTCTGGGCATCAACCAGGCGCGCAGGTGGCAGGTCGCGTCGCTGAACGAGTTCCGAGAGTTCTTTGGCTTGAAGAAGTATGACAAGTTCACCGACATCAACTCCAACCCCGATATTGCCAGCCTCCTTGAGAAGCTCTACACCGACCCTGACATGGTTGAGCTTTACCCTG GACTCATGATTGAGGACATCAAGCCGGTACGCAACACTGGCAGCGGTATCTGCCCGACATACTCTGTCGGCCGAGCTGTCCTCTCTGACGCCGTGACTCTTGTCCGCTCAGATCGCTTCAACACCATTGACTACACCGTTAGCAACCTGACGGCATGGGGTTTCAACGAGGTCCAGCAGGACTACAAGACCCTCGGTGGCTCGATGCTGTACAAGCTCATCCAACGAGGACTGCCTAACTGGTTCCCCTACAACTCGGTAGCCGTCATGCAGCCCATGTACACCAAGAAGATGAACGAGACCATTGCAAGGGAGATTGGCACCTTCCACCTCTACACCCTGGAAGACCCAACACCTCCACGCAAGGCCATCATCACCCAATCAAGCGGGGCCATCAAGTATGTCTTGAGCAACCCTAAGCAATTCGTCTTGCCGTGGCTCCGGCCTCTCGAGGCCATGTTCACGAATTCCAAGCGGGACATCAGCTGGTTCATGCTCGCGGGTGACGAGCAGAAAAACTATCAACACCGCATCAACATCAAGAAGGCGCTCAGCAAGATTCCGACTCTGCACAACGCGATCCACGAGTTCATCGACCGCGTGGGCGCAGAGCTCGTCAAGAAGGAGACGTTCAAGATGAAGGAGGGCCTGCACCAGATGGACATCATCCGCGATGTTGCCATCCCCTTGAACGCCCAGCTTCTTGCTGACCTCTTCTACTTTGATCTGCGCACTGACGAGAACCCTGGTGGTACCCTTGGCCATGCTGAGCTCTACAACCATTTGCTCAATGTCCGTATCTGGGGAGTCAATGACAACGACCCAGCTCAGTCATGGAACCGTCGCCGCCGCGCGATTGAGAgcgttaacgctattatcgAGTCGACGGCTGGCCCCGTCAAGGAGGTCCATGCCGGTCGTGGCCTTGGCTTTGGAATCGCCAACGCCATCTCCAGCGCGGTCGGTCGCAGGGCCAACTTCAAGAAAGATTCGCTGCGGTCGTGCGGCTACAAGTTTGTCGAGGAGCTCTTGGCGCAAGGAAACTCGGTCGATCAAGTAGTCGACAACATGTGGCTGACTGCTTTCGGCGGTATCGGTGTCCCTGTTACAACG TTCTACGAAGTGTTGTCGTTCTTCTTGCGCCAAGAGAATGCCTCCATCTGGGCAGAGGTACAGAACCTAGCACAGAACAAAGACGACGCAGGACTCCACGCCTACGTCCGCGAGGCACAGCGTCTCACCAGCGGGCAGCGTAACGTGCGTGTTGCGACGGCGCCGGCCGAGATCGACGGCAAGCCAGTCCAGCCGGGCACTGCAGTCGTGATGCTTCTT GGCGGCGCTGGACGAAACCCAGGGGAGATCGCCAACCCCGACAAGTTCGACGCGAACCGCAAGGCCGAGGAGGTTTCTGCCTTCAGCTACGGCCAACACGAGTGCTTGGCCAAGGACATTGCCACGACTTTCGTGGTGGGACTCGTCAAGCTCGCGGCTGATCTCAAGCAGCTGCGCCCGGCACCGGGCCAGATGGGCATCGTCAAGACCATCCAGGTCGGCAGCGAAAAGGCGTACCTGAACGACAGTTGGTCGTACCTTGGCTTTGATGCCAGCA CCTGGAAGGTTCACTTTGATGGCCATGGAAAGGGCACATACAAGGGCGATGCTGCTGCACCAAACAACCAGATTGACTTGGGACAGTACTACTACCTTCTCAAGCAGCGCAAGGAGAACTTGCTCAGTGGCCTCG GTCAGATTGACAAAGGCATCGCCATGGGTTGA